The stretch of DNA ATGGATTCATCGAGACTGGCGTATTGTTCGCGCAGCTCAGCGCGTAAAGCACCTGCATCAAAAACGGGCAGGCTGATTGCCGCTTGCACCAGAACCGCTTTACTGGCGTTACTGAATAACTTGTCCAATCCCAAGGACAGATAGCCATAATTGGCAAGCAAATTCACATCCGGATAAAATTTGGCCTTGACATGCTTTACCCCGTATAAGGCGGCCTCTGCCTGCCAGCGTGCTGCTACAATATCTGGCCTTCTGCCAAGCAATCCCAGCGGTAAATTGTTGGGAAGCTTCGGGGCAATTGTGGCTTTTAATTGAGGACGGGTAATGCTTAAACCGCGATCCGGGCCTGCTCCCAGCAGAATGCCCAATTGCTGCTGTGTAATCAGTAACTGGCCTTCAACATTCACCAGCAGCGTTCTGGCTGTTGCTTCCTGGGTTTGCGCCTGAAAGAGCTGGGTATCGGTATCCAGGCCATTATCAACTCGCCTGCGGGTGACTGCCGTTAAGGATTTTCGTTGCTGCACGGTACGGAGCAGCACATCCCTCAATGCAAATTCGTAAGCGAGCTCATTATAAGTGGTTGCCACCGACGTGGCGATCATCAGGCGGGAGGCTTGCAGGGCGGCTTCGCTGGCTTTTTCCTGAGACAAGGCTTGCGAGAGCAGTGAAAGATTTTTGCCCCAGAAATCCAAATCATAGGAGAAGTTGAATTGCACTTGCCCCTGACTAAACCATCTGCCGCCAAACGGTGGAGGAAAATAGCTGTTGGCGCTGAAGCGTTCAAGGGCGGGAACTCCAAGAAAGTCCACATGGGGTAACAGGCTTGAGTTCTGGCCTGAAACTAAAGCACGTGCCTTATCCAGCCGAGCTCCCGCCGCCTGAATCTGAGGATTGTCTCTCAAGGCTTCATCAATTAATGACAGCAGCTGTGGGTCGCCAAACTGCCTGGCCCAACATAAGTCAGGCCATGGGCCATTTTTTTCAGGCAGTGATTTTTTTGTTTGAAATGCGGCAGGGGTGGCCAGTATCTGCTTGTTATGAATTCCTGAATAGTTGACGCAGCCTGACATTATTAACGGTATGAGCAGAAGCAATAACGACATAGAAGTGTTAAACAAATTCTTTCTGATGCACAGCATATTGTTTAATCACTCCTGTGAGGCGGCTGGTCAATTGGGATTAAGCTAAGAAGCTCATTGTATTTAAAAGCAAATTTATTTTAAAGCCTTACAGGGTAAACCGCAGCTAAATTTTGAATATTAAGCCTACGTGGGTATTGGTTGTTTTAACCCATCCATAGGTAATTTATCCTTTAATTTTTCCAGCATTTTTAATCGAGCTGGCATTAATATCTTATTTTTGGTATCGGTTGTTTTAACTCATCCATCGGTAATTGATCCTTCAATTTTTCCAGCATTTTTAAGGAGTTGGTTTTAATATCTTCTTTATGGGCGAAGAAAGTACCGTAATAGCCGTTTTCTGACTTTGCTTTCACGATCAATGCCGGAATTCCGAATAATAGGGTTGCAAAAACACCTGCAATCCGACGCCAGAAAAGAGAATGGTTATGCCAGCCTCGATGCTCGGCTAACAGCGGTTTTGAGTCTTTAATCGCTTTATTACATTTCAATTTAAACTGTTCAAAAGAAGTGATATTGATCTCATTTTGAGGATTAAGAAACTCATCTTTCGCATCTCTCAGCTCGCGCACTAGCTTCATGGTGCAGCGGCTATAATCAATATCTTTCGATGTTCTCTCCATATTTTTTCTAATTTCTGAGGTAAAGTCTTTTAACGCTCTATCAAAGGTAGCCATGTGCACTAATATTTGTCTTCGCAATCCCATTTGCTGTTGCTGTCTTTCTAACGCTTTTCGTCTCTCCTCTTCCCGTATTCTCGCCTGTTCCTCTCGTGCTCTCTCCTGTTCCTCTCGTATTCTTGCTTCTCGCTCCTGCTGTTCCCGCAGCTCAGCTTGTCGTCTTTCTTCTGCACGCTGCGCTCTCGCATTGAGAACTCGTTGTTCGATGGGATGCTGTTGCTGTAGCTGGCGCTCCTCTTCGAGCTGTTGCTGGCGCTCTTGTGCCAGCTGTATCAGACGTTCACGAGCAAGTCGTTCCTGACGCTCACGTTCCTCTTGCTCCAGACGCAGGCGTTCAAGTTCTGCCGCCTGGCGTTCGCGCTCCAATTGCTCCTGACGCTCTCTTTCCAATTCCTCGCTAAGCTCATTAATGCTGGTGATAATCGTTTCATCCAGGCTGGCATTTAAGTCTGGGTGGTTATCCCGAATAAGATTAATTAATCGCAAATCCCTGCCTTCAACAGCACGCTTGATATGCTCTATAGTGAATCGGTCTTTATAAGACGGATTGCTTCTGAAATTCTCTTCCATGCGTGAGTAATAATTATCGAATAATGCCAGTATGTCTGTTCCTGATTGATGCAATTCGTTCAGTTTCGCTTCTGTCCATTGTCTGGCGCTTCTTCCATTCAATGCAACATAAGATGGGTGGGTTGTGGGTAAACTTGTTTTCGCATGAATATCGGCTCCTGCGTCCATTAAATAGTTTACAATCTCTGTTTTGCCGTAAATACAAGCGAAGGTAAGGGATGGGTAAGCATTTACGCCACGAAATTCAATCAAATCAGGTCGATGGGACACAATAAAGTCGACAAGGCCTAAATGTCCTATTTGAATAGATTTGAGCAAAAGATTGCCATGTAAAAGATTAATTAACTCGGGCTTATTCAGTTTTTGTATAAGCAAGTCTAAAAGCTCAGTGTCTTTAGCATCTAGCGCTCTTTGAAGTTGCCGGATGATTATCAGGTCCATATAGGGATCATTAATATTTAGAAATTGATTAATTACTTCTATAGGGCGAGGTCTTTGATTCAGTGCAAGCTTAAAGTGCGCCAGATTTAAAGGGGTATTTATAATGATATACTGGGCACATTGCAGGAAGCCCTTTTCAACCATCTTTGGAAACAAGCCTGAGCGTTGATCGGGAGTCAAATCCATCCAGTTCTGGTCAAGGTACTCAAATATTAAAGCTTCCTCAGCACCAGATATTTTTAAAAGATCCTCGATTAAAGACAGGATCGCTTCTTGTTGACGAAGTGTTTCGAGATTATTATAAAAAATCTCAAAATGCTCTTCTGAAGCTTTTTTCTGTGCCTGCGGGGTATTGATATTACCTGCTTCAGTAATGGAACTTGTACTCCAGCAAAGGCGGCCCCCCATGACAAAATAATGCGAGTTTTCCGGTTGTTGCGGCATGCAGGCGGTGCGCAATTCGTCATAATGGTCGGAGTGAATGTGATAGAGCGCAATCTTATGGGTTGCATCAATGATTGAGTCCCATTGGCTTGCTGAGAGAGGGAGCTCAGGAATTTCAGCCGACGTTTTACCTTCACATAAGGCTTCAACCAATGCGCTCAGATTCTCTTGAGTGCGTATTAAAGTAAGAAATTGTTTAGCCTGTTCTTTATCCTGTAAATGCAATTGAACGGTACACAAATAGAGAAACGTTTGCAAAATGAATAATTGATAAGTGGAGGTTCTTGATTTACTGGTTTCGTACCCAGGGTGCTCCTTGCTATATTGTTCAAAACAACGCTGAAAAAGATTTAAAAAATTAGTAACCGGCTGCTCAGCTATTTTAATAAAATCTTTTAATAGAGCATAAGTTGTCAAGTCGACATTCTCGAGATCCCATTCGTCAGCGGGATAATCCTCTTGTGGGTATCCAATGTTAAAATTTTCCGTCAAGACAGCAAAGTCAATTTCCTCTGGTACTATCCCGGTATTTTTTTCAAGGATTAGTGAGTAGACGCCCTGGAGGAACGCCTGGGTGCTGCTTGAAATTTCTGAGAGGTTATGGGTAATTTCCGGGGGATTATGGGGAGCGGTATAAAGGCGAACAGCCTGGGAAACCACCGTTTTCACAGGGTCGCCCTTGACGAGGGAAATATTAGCGAGGCGCTCAGAAATGACATTGGAAGTTAAAATCTTTTCCAGGCTGTTGGCAGTGGGATTAATCAGGGCCATGATATTAGGCAGGTCAAAATACCTGGCACTGTCAGGGTTTTGCTTAACAACAAATTCGCCCTTGGATACAAAATGTGTTTGTCCAAGCAGCAGGTCTCTTTCCATGTTTTCGAAGCCAGGATTAGCTCCACTGAATGTCAGGGCTTTTTCTTTTGCTTCTTTCAGGCTGGCTTCAATAAGATCAAGATAGGCAAGCTCATTTCTTTTCCCTTCTTGCCTAAGCCTTTCTTTGAGTGGCTGTAATTCATCAATCAGTTTTTTACATTGCTCTTCAAACGAAAGCTCCCCAATGCGAGTACCTTTTTCTGCATCGATCGGACCATGAAAAAAGGTTTTGCGTTCTATATCGGATT from Legionella quinlivanii encodes:
- a CDS encoding efflux transporter outer membrane subunit — translated: MSGCVNYSGIHNKQILATPAAFQTKKSLPEKNGPWPDLCWARQFGDPQLLSLIDEALRDNPQIQAAGARLDKARALVSGQNSSLLPHVDFLGVPALERFSANSYFPPPFGGRWFSQGQVQFNFSYDLDFWGKNLSLLSQALSQEKASEAALQASRLMIATSVATTYNELAYEFALRDVLLRTVQQRKSLTAVTRRRVDNGLDTDTQLFQAQTQEATARTLLVNVEGQLLITQQQLGILLGAGPDRGLSITRPQLKATIAPKLPNNLPLGLLGRRPDIVAARWQAEAALYGVKHVKAKFYPDVNLLANYGYLSLGLDKLFSNASKAVLVQAAISLPVFDAGALRAELREQYASLDESIANYNDTLNQAFGDVAKQLASINYIDRQLHEQQLALISAEKAYTLSRKQYSVGLTSQLVVLDTETRYLQEQQQRLQLARTRRDLQIALIKALGGGFNECYLSTPRTTATPHCHLNKVLHG
- the ankF gene encoding Dot/Icm T4SS effector AnkF/LegA14/Ceg31, translating into MKAELLQLVKKYDFVHFDSMGKLSIIVPVTGSAQISENFTGENDNPVALHLFGDNTCQSDIERKTFFHGPIDAEKGTRIGELSFEEQCKKLIDELQPLKERLRQEGKRNELAYLDLIEASLKEAKEKALTFSGANPGFENMERDLLLGQTHFVSKGEFVVKQNPDSARYFDLPNIMALINPTANSLEKILTSNVISERLANISLVKGDPVKTVVSQAVRLYTAPHNPPEITHNLSEISSSTQAFLQGVYSLILEKNTGIVPEEIDFAVLTENFNIGYPQEDYPADEWDLENVDLTTYALLKDFIKIAEQPVTNFLNLFQRCFEQYSKEHPGYETSKSRTSTYQLFILQTFLYLCTVQLHLQDKEQAKQFLTLIRTQENLSALVEALCEGKTSAEIPELPLSASQWDSIIDATHKIALYHIHSDHYDELRTACMPQQPENSHYFVMGGRLCWSTSSITEAGNINTPQAQKKASEEHFEIFYNNLETLRQQEAILSLIEDLLKISGAEEALIFEYLDQNWMDLTPDQRSGLFPKMVEKGFLQCAQYIIINTPLNLAHFKLALNQRPRPIEVINQFLNINDPYMDLIIIRQLQRALDAKDTELLDLLIQKLNKPELINLLHGNLLLKSIQIGHLGLVDFIVSHRPDLIEFRGVNAYPSLTFACIYGKTEIVNYLMDAGADIHAKTSLPTTHPSYVALNGRSARQWTEAKLNELHQSGTDILALFDNYYSRMEENFRSNPSYKDRFTIEHIKRAVEGRDLRLINLIRDNHPDLNASLDETIITSINELSEELERERQEQLERERQAAELERLRLEQEERERQERLARERLIQLAQERQQQLEEERQLQQQHPIEQRVLNARAQRAEERRQAELREQQEREARIREEQERAREEQARIREEERRKALERQQQQMGLRRQILVHMATFDRALKDFTSEIRKNMERTSKDIDYSRCTMKLVRELRDAKDEFLNPQNEINITSFEQFKLKCNKAIKDSKPLLAEHRGWHNHSLFWRRIAGVFATLLFGIPALIVKAKSENGYYGTFFAHKEDIKTNSLKMLEKLKDQLPMDELKQPIPKIRY